One Vicia villosa cultivar HV-30 ecotype Madison, WI linkage group LG5, Vvil1.0, whole genome shotgun sequence genomic window, AGTATCATTCTTCAGAGACCAATTTTTTGAGTACCAAGTTTTGTCAGATCTTTGTTTATTTAAGATGATCGACGATTTGgttttgaaatttaattttttattaaaaaaatagaaatcttAAAAGCAAAACTTAGAGACAGAAATTTGTGTCTCTAACAgatttgatcgtacctgatcagacggATCGTCAAGGTCTGCACAGAACTGGATCTTTGAGAAgtggagggggtgtacctgcaagataCTCCGATGCTAAAGTAAGAAGACGAGCAATCAAagtgcaagtacgagctaaaggttagaagagaatgaatacctgaccctctagtgaaagagggtatttatagcccccagcgctgggccatgatctcgctactgggcTGGATTCCCAGGCCGacttaggagactgccaggtttcctaggcggaaatatcgaAGATGCGTGAGTGCTCTCCGTCCTGGTCAACCGCTCCGAggttcaagggagacgcggtcttttagggaccacgtggactccgtatTATTTGGTGGGTTGGATGTGAAGgaaccctacgaggaggagggtcctCGGCGGAGCAGGTGCTCGTGGGGAGCACGCTTGACCTACTTGGGTCTAGGTGAGGAGGTAAGTCCTCGTCGGGTGGGGTGCTCGCGGGGAACACTCATGCCGGGCACCAAATAGCTTGCTCCAGTGTCGTCGGGTCCTTGAGGAGACGAGCACTGTTTGTCCTTTATGGGTTCAGGGATGCTTTGGGCCTCCAAGGttaagtgggccgaaagtagattGGGCCGAATCTTGTCCCAGTCCAGAACAAGATTCTTATAAGTTTCATTATTACGGGTAAACTGTAATTCTTGCCGGTCCTAAATAAGAAACCCACTTCAGAAGGAAATTATGGCCGTATCACCTTATTATAGGTTGATCGTAATTTCCTCTGTATATATCGAGTTCAATGCTTACTTTTTTCCGATCATTAATAATTAGTTTCATGTGCTTAAGGTGTTTGAAACATAGACAAAACAGAGAAATTTGGTAGCAAACCGCataaaacaagaagaaaaagttaagaaacaataaaaatcatttaattaaaaaagataaaaaatattgttgatCTCATATTCACAACTCACCTCCTCCTagacttaatttattttttttcttttcgttaTTTAGTTAGGTTTATAACCAAAAGAAATTGtcttaacataaatataaaaaaatccaaaatattaaaattttctatCAGTGTAGTCTAAAGACAAAAATAGGCCTCAACAAAAGCATTTTAAGTgtcaaattaattttcaaaagagAGGGTAAAGACGAAACTTcagatataaataaataaaaatatattatttatttttgacgAGGTTAATTAATATTCAGGGTGAGATCTGGTGTGGGTACATCAGAACCAGCAGCATTTTGAGTTAGAGTGAGATCGAGTATCATCGGAAGAGATGGGAGGAGGACACGGCCACGGCGGAACAACCTACAAAGGCGTCACTATTCATCAACCTAAGCGCTGGCACACCGTCACCGGCAAAGGCTTGTGCGCTGTCATGTGGTATCTTCGTATTCTCTTCCGATTCCGTACCCTAATTTCTCAATTTCGTTGTTTGATTTCTCAATATTCAtctttttaattgaaattaattgCTTCTGCTAGGTTTTGGGTGATGTACAGGGCAAAGCAAGATGCTCCTGTAGTACTGGTAACACTCAACAATTTTCACTCGCATTTTATTGCAATTTATTGCGTACAACGTTGTTTCAGTTTTTTGATTGATTTGTTGGCTTTTTACCTTAGGGCTGGAGACATCCCTGGGATGGTCATGATGATCACGGAAGTGGCCATTAATTTTCGTAAGTAACTTTGGTGGTTACATGGTTTACTTTACAATGCAATTTTCTTAGGCtagtcatttttttttttttaaatgttagtGTGGTTAGTGTATTATGCTGAAAGTAGGGATTGACTCGGTAGTGATTCGTTATAATACTCACACATTAGAGATTCGTATGAATTGGATTGAATTTAGTATCGAATCAAGATATGACTCTCATGTCTCCTTAAGATACTTATAGCCACGATTTATATACCAAATGCATCTAGGACTAGGAGGTTTGGCAGATGGAGCTGGAGCCGATGACATTTCAAAATTTGGGTCATTTTATATGACGATGATCCCTCGGCCCTTTTTCTGCTATAATCTGATTTAATGTGTAGGCAGTACTTTTAAATTATGATTTGTTGGCTTGCCTCCTGGGATTATGTTATGTAATTGATTATTTAGTACTTATTGTGCTTCCAATAACTTATACTCACTCAGTTTTAGAATGATCGTCGTTTAAGGTTTTTGCACACAGATATAAGAATGTTATAATATGGttataaaatattatactttTACTAAATTATCCTTATAAATGTGTTGGAAGTAGTGTAGAGTAATAATTAAAGTACACAATTAGAAAAATAGCAATTATTTCTGCATTGAAAAATGAGAatgatatttattttgaaataaattttatttgctAAAACGACAGTCATTTTGAAATGGAGggaatactattttttattaacgATTTAACACCAACTCATTATACTAAACTTCTACGAAAATGCGGTTATGTATTTGATAAGAAATAAGATTGTTCACTGTCATCAATTTTCATATGGTGTGCCTTTTGATGAAGCAAGCACAATCAAGTTTATCCCTCTTCTTCATTTCAACATTTACAAAAGAGTGGTTGTTAATTCTTTCCTATTTAGTAAAGAACGTGTACTGTGTATGAGATGATTTGTACATAGAAGAATTTGCATATTGTTATtctcaacaaaagaaaaagatcTTGCATACTGGTGATAACATATGGATTGATTTCTTTTGGCAGGCTCCGGCTACAAAAACAGGAACATCAGAACTTGAAGAATATGTGTTTCTGAATGTGCGTTAATCAAATGGTTATTTTGTTTCATTCAATAAATTGGCTATAAGTGATTTTTTACATGATTCCATGAACATGGCTATGTTTGAGCACCTTACTTGTTAACTTGGATGACGGTTTATGGTAGTAGCTGTTGTTTAGACTATTTATCCATGTTTTGTGTGAGAAGTTTATGTTAATATACTGAATTTGTTTCAACTATGACAAGGTTGTGTATGTGAGTTATAACAACACAATACTAGAGTACATCTTGTGTAGAATTGTCAGAGTGAGCCAATCCTGTTCAATAAGGTGGTTGGTCAGAAAATGAGCTAATCTAACGACTCATTTTTCTAGTGAAAACATTAGAAATATTGAAAAACTATAGAATTATACTAAAAGGGGCTAAGAGTTGTTTGCAGAGTTGTTTTCAATTATCAACTGGGGAAAGAGGTTGTTTCCTCTGATTCAAAGAGGTTCCTTTTGATTAATCTTAATAGCATCTTTCCTCTGGTCAAATGAAGATTTTAAACTCCactaatttgaattaaaaaaaagttttttttataagctATTTGCaactaatttgataaaaaaaaggtttttttttataaacaatttgCACCTAACAAGATTCAAACATGGAACTCAAACATGGAACTTTAAGAGAAGCTTATTCTTAAGACTTAAGCCCTCACCACTAATTTGATAAAACaactaatttgataaaaaaaaaaggtaattaATAGTTTTGGTTTTTACAATATTATTAGAGTTTAAAGAAAGTGCACTGTCGGTGGAAATcagttttacacatacaaccaattaaaatgctttaatttgccatgtaattacagttttttaaaattaaaaataggctttattctgatgcatgtttctcattggttgacagtataaaaatactttacactgtcagtgtatttcCTTTTTTCCCATATTATTATAACatttaaatgaaaattacataaaaaaattaaagtgtctttttaattagttattttgaTTCTCAAGTGTAGTTCTTGTGGGTCAATTTAGTCTATGTAATTATAAACGGACACTTAAAAGATACATTTGCAATTTAAATATATCGAGAGTCTAGAATAATGTCTCA contains:
- the LOC131607132 gene encoding NADH dehydrogenase [ubiquinone] 1 beta subcomplex subunit 2-like — translated: MGGGHGHGGTTYKGVTIHQPKRWHTVTGKGLCAVMWFWVMYRAKQDAPVVLGWRHPWDGHDDHGSGH